GACCGAATGTCATTTTTCTTATCTCTCTTATCCAATTGGCTCTTCcatttctttctccctttcctctcccccttgcatctctcccctccagatgatcccccctctcctgtccctgaGTGAGAATCGCAATAAGCTTAAGCTCTACATTGCCCACCTGACTGACCTCTGCCACGACCGAGACCCCAGCATCCTCAGCGTCCTGACCCCACCCCCCCACTATCACCACGCCAACCCACCAGCCTGGGAGGAGGAGCTACACAAGATGACTTTGGAGAAGGTAACAGAGGAGTCCCTCCCTctggtgttttctctctctcttgttccctgtctctttctcaccctctatCTTTATTTCTGTGCTCTGTCATATCTTACTCTTAACAGGAATGAGTGAAGTTTTTAAAGCCTCAGGGGAGATGGTGGGGGAGGAGAAGTATGCTAACTcattatctctccctctgtccctttttctcccccctcccttcctccttagTTGGAACTGGAGTTGGAGTTGTGTGAGAAGGAGAGCGGGGAGCTGCAGGAGTATGCCAACTCAGTGCTGCAGCAGATTGCTGACTACTGCCCTGACATCCTGGAGCAGGTGGTCAACGCGCTGGAGGAGTCCTGCTGAACTCTCACCTTTATAGACCACCCCCTGATGACCCCAGGACCCTGCAAGAGCTTCAGACAACCTTCCTCCCATCTATCCACACGTGATCTTGGCGGAGGGAGGACTGAGCGATCATACTACACCCCCACATGCTCAATTCTCATTCCTGGGGAGATTCACCAGCCtgaggagatgatgatgatgatgattaactGATGAAGAACAGTCACACAGTGGGCTAATGGTGGAAGGATGTAGATGCATGCTGGtcatgggttgtgttcagtagtgcGCATGGCACAAAAACGTTTTGAAAGAGAAAACAAAGTTAAGGTAGCACCTCCCTGTTTCATTTTTTTCAAAGTTTTCTGAGTTTTTGTCCCTACTGACACAACCGTTGTTTTCTCTTTGTATCTAAACCAGTGTTTTTTCTGAGTGGTGGGGAGTCATGGCATGGAAATGTTTAGAAAACAGTGACCAtttaaacaaaaacattttagcatatattatgtgttatttcctatGTTTGACATTAAGAATCTCCTATATGAGTTTCTGGACAACAAAACTTTTCCCATTTCCCCTCAACCacccaatgagagagagagagagactagctgGGTTTTAGGGCTTGATCTATGGCTGACTTACTGCATGTTCTGTGAACGTATCTTAAGACATAAGAGGGAGGAATCCTAACTCAATATCCTAACTTGAACTTCCACACACatctcccattgacatcagtGTCTGATTTACATCAAGTAAGGATTtggaccgggggggggggggggcagtggttGGTTTTAGATGGTTTTGCAGACAGCACCCTCTTCAATATGTGGTATGTAATGTTAGTTTATTTTAGCCACGTACACTTCTAGTAGtggaccacaggaggttggtggcaccttaatgggggaggacaggcttgtggtaatggctgtaggggaatggtatcaaatacatcaaaaacatggtttccatgtgtttgaatccattccatttactccgttccaggccttattatgagccgtcctcccctcagcaccctccactgtagtgcactatatggaataaggtgtcatttggggATGGTATGATAGAGTGGCCTTTGAGTGTGCAAAGGGATCAATACTGGACCTACATGAGGGACCTTTTTATTCCTCAGTTCTATTGGTGCTACAGCTTGACATAAGACATGAAGAGATTACCAGTCATAGGATCTCATCCATAGGATCTATAGATATGACTTTGTAAAACCTTATCATTGTTTTAATTTATGTTTGAATTATGTTCCCTGAGATTGACGTTGCCCCTTTTGTGCATTTTTCCAAAGCTTCCGAGTGTACGGTTCTTGTAATGAAATGATAGTGAATCCTACTTAAAAGGATATGAAAGTCCCTTCCCAGTGGGTTTGaacctttttttaaatcaatttgtaAATGACTCATTAAATACGTAGTGActagggttgaatattttcccgGTGTTTTAGAAATGTTCCGTCCCGAAAATAAATCCCTTTTCTCCTGGGTAACCTGGTGTTTCCCACCAAAACCAGAGGTTTCATTCAAAATAATTATAAAGCATATATGTttggatttgattagagctttgatcaGCATGAACATTCTAACCTGAAtctacctgagcctgatgagccatatatttaaaaaatatttatgagccctacattaacaaCATTTAATGAGCCTAAGCCCAAAAATGCCCAAATGATTATGCCATTATCCAATACATGTATGATAAATGCTACTGCACATTATGCGTGACAGAAAAACATAGAAGCCCCTAGATGTAGCCAGCTATAGCCTatgctctcttgggtaaataaatgaAACTAGCTCCAGTAGGCAAATCTTTTTGACTGTggactgtattgtattatatggACTGGAATTAGGCACGTCATTGAAACCATGATGAAGCAGAAGAGAACATGCAATTCTGGTGCAGCACATGCGGCCTACAAAGTTCAAAGTATTGGCTAGCGAATTTGATTTTAATTTTGAAATATAATTGGGCCTATTTGTATAATTAGTAGGCTGACATATTTCTATACCTACCTGTTTATATACCCTGGTtgttttcctctttctctcattctttccGTGCTTTCAACAATGAAATGAAATGCGTTTCGTTGTCCTTATCTTCATCATTCTAATGACATCcttgaataatataggactagaatTAGATGCAACAGGCTTTCACTTCGCTTCACaaagattgaatggttatgggtctaaataaataactgctatagcctaccgccATCGCAGGTTCACTCATCTTTCAAATTACCCATGAGTTCTATTGACTTCTGTGTATAACATTCAGCTAAAAAGAGAAGGCATCCCTCTTCAAATAGTCTATTGGTATAAAAAATGCTACAAAAAATGATCCAGCAAGCTATTCTGGTCTAGCTTTTCCTGCATGAAGCTAAGGAGTGGTTTTTTTAAGGATAGAGGTCAGCGGAGCACAGGTGCTTGCGTATTGGATAAGAGACAGAGGCTATAAGTTAGAAGCTTattatgcataacccatcattaattagctaaatataaggctaatactgcattgaaCGTATTACCCGTAGAAGATAGGCTATAACATCTCTATATATAGGGATATATATCAATCTAGAACAGGATTATCTATTTTGGATGGAGTTGATGGAGAGCgacagagaaaaaacaagacCTCCGAAAGCCAGAAGGACATGGGTAAATTAGACGTGCATTAGatctttatattactgtaacataggccatgctgcagcaaatgtagtCCCACCTGTCATAAGAACAAAAAGTtgagatgataggtctacatgcaTTATGAACTgtgctccatactgagatgggctgtctgtccccaccctgagcgctGATTCATGCAGAGGCCgtagagaagccagatttagaTATAGCATATAAtataacagttccatttcacaccatgctgttcatataaataatttattataatttaccGGTTTCTCGCAGTTATTTATCCCAGGGAAAAGCGAGTGATTTTTAGAGGTAAATCCCAATAACCGGGTTCCCACCGTTCAACCCTAGTAGTGACTACATAAATGTAACCCAGTGGAAgatgttgtgaattctgtaaaaAAACAAAGTGAGAAGCTAAAAGCAGTGCAGTTAGTtgtctattttgtgtgtgtgtgtgtctcaatttGTCTGAAGACAAAAGATATGACCGTACTGCCATAAATTGCAGAAAGTCATGttctataaatatatatacatataaaagtatgatgttgaccATATGGATATATATGCATTGAATGTTTGCACAGAATTGTGAGGAGCAAGGCTCTCTGAACAAAATGGCAGACCGTTCTAGTGTCTTCAGCTAAAACTGGAGAAAtatttcaaaaaataaataaaaaaaacttttataAATGTCAAATTACATGTAAACTTCAAATGTTTTCAAACTGTGACTGTGTAGAGGGAgagtactttttattttatttcatttatgtATATTTCTTGAATTTTTTATGTATACTTTTTCCACATGATGTAAACGTATTACCCTGAGGTTCCAGTGTTTAGTTATTTCATATATCCGAGATGTTTGTGGGAATGACGCCCCCTAGACTGTGTTCCCCTGTTCTCCACATGTCTCACACAGTAGTCTGACCGTTTAGGACAGAACGGTCTCCAACCATAGTTCTCCTGATATTCAGTGGCCTGATTTACAGAGCTCTGTCCATGATTGAACAATGATAAGTTACAAATCAGCTTGGTCTCCAGGACCAGAGTTGGAGACTAGGCTACTGTTTAGGTTATCTTATCCTGCCCCTTGTCCATAAACCAGGATGTGATTCTAAAGTACTCTCTATGGCCATCTCCCTTTCCAGAAGTCATTACTGACCTGATAAAATCGTAGAGGTAAAAGCAAAGGGTTTCACTGGTCAGCTTTCACCTATCCACGTCATGAGAACAGTCTTAACAGTCTTTCAGGAAGGAGGAAAAAAAATGTGTCTTTCAAAAAAGTTGGAACAGGGCCCTAGCCTGTGTGTATCCCTGCCCTTGCCTTAATGTCTGTGGACTCACCAGTCTGTGATAACTTTGTTTTCAACTCTTCATTCAGGAACACAGTGCTGCTAAAGGGGCTACTTCTAAAGTCATGGTtcgtgttttattttttttaactttctTTTGCATTTGTTAAAGAAATGTACTGCCTTCTGTCTGTGTTAATGAAAAAAGTTATGTAAAATTAAAGCAAAACAGACACGTTTGAGTATTTGCATTTTGTATGTATGTAAATAAACATATCCTATCAGTCTTTCACTCTCTGTGGGGATTTTTGTTTACAGTACTGCCATTGTGCATATTTATCAGCATAATTAAGTGTAACATAAAACAAAATGGTTTGTCACACACCGGATAAATGACACAGTGAtgctgaaatgttttttttttacccaataaattactgggaggtTATACATATGAAGTGTGCGACCCCAAATGGTTATTTCTGGACCAGCATAACTTGTATTAGAGTAAGATAATGGAATGGCCCCTAATGTTCTGAACACCCTGCACCTTCTGCAATATTTAGTACCTGCTTTTTCCATAGTAAGGCCCTCCTATAAACCTCAAATGGGCGACAGAACTCAAAATAAACAATTTTGCAAAAAAAACCATTCAGCATTTTTATTAATAAATATCACTGTTGTATGAATATAAAACCTTTTTAAATTACCCTTTTTAAAAAACACACCAATGATCTTTCCATGAAGGCTTTACAGGAGAAAATATGATGTAGGTTATTGATATGTTGCATACAGACTTCAAATACATGCTCTTGATAACCAAGGGCAAGATAAAGTCTATTTTGCCACTCTCCATTCTAAAGTCCCCAGGGGGGAGAAGGCAGATAGTTTACCCCTGTCATATCCACACTGTTCATGTTTACCAGAAGGAATTAGGAAAGACAGATTACaatgttagatacagtacaactCCTCAGGCATTGAAACTACCAATTCAAAAAGGTGTACTTCAAAAACAAACTATTCACTTCAATTTGAAGTACAATGTTCTGGCTTACAGCCATtcattataaaaaatatatttattaacatAAGAAAAATACTTCTTAGTCAAAGCTTCAATCCAAGGCATTAAGGCCTTCATGTGCAGTGTTAAGAGGGACTGTGTTAGAACATAGTTGTTTTGCATGAGTCGATCATCAATACTGGTAAACAGTTAAAGGGAAAGTTGAAAAATGTGGCAGATATCccatattttttttgtttgcaTGGAAAGACAGTGGGGTTGTGTCCCAGGCACTCCAGTTTCTTCAATGAATGAGGTAGCTAGTAAAAACCTTATAAAATGTGATACAATGACAGGATAGTTAACATGGAAATTAGGGAGAAAGCAATTATACCAAAATAAGGGGTGGAATAATGCTATGACAGTGAATGTTTAAAAAAGGGTTGATCCCTTCTACTAAAATTAAGGTCACAGTATTATAGTTATTAAAAGGTAATGTAAAAGTATACAAGCTGACCCGCTCTGGTATTCTATGAAGATTAAAAATAATACACCTTCCACAGTGAAAACCCCCACTTCTTCCTCCCAGCTTGGCTTTCACCTCACTTTCTCACTCTCCGTCATCTGCCAGAGTCCCAGGTTTAACACTTTAAGGCACGGGAGCTGCGTTATCCTCTCCAGCCCCCGCTTGGTGATTTTGGTACACCCGTACAGGTCGATACCGGTGAGCTGCGTAAGGTGGTCGGCGATTAGCTCCAGCCCCTTGTCAGTGATGCGTACGCACTGCCCGATGTTCAGGGTCTTGAGCTCGTGCATCTGGCGCACCATCCGGTTGATCCCGTCGTCACTGATGTGGCAGGAgcacagggacagagacttgaGCTGGTACAGCCCTTGGGCAATGTAGGCCAGGCTCTGGTCACCTATCTTGTCGCAGAAGGACACGTCAAGGCCAGAAAGCTGTAGAGAACCCATTGCCAGGTGCATGATGCCTGTGTCACTTATGTTGTCACACGACCTCAGGTTGAGGCTCCACAGGTGAGTCATATTCGACAGGTGGATCATACCGGCGTCCGATATTCCTCCGCAAAAGCTGAGGTTGAGCACCTTGAGATTGGCCAGTCCCTTGGAGACGTGTTTGAGGGACAGGTCCGTCAGCTTTTGGCAGTCTTGCAGGGTCAGCTGCTCCAGAGAGAGGCAGCCTTCGGCAGCACTTCGGGTCATCCCAGCCAGGTGACCGATGCCCACGTCTGACACATGCCTGCAGCTCCGCAAATTAAGGCTCTTGAGTTTGTGCAAGCCCCAGGCAATGAGCAAAAGGCCTGTGTTGGTGATGTTACTGAGGCCACCGAGTTCCAGCACCTCCAGATTTTTCAGATACTGGGCAATCCTGCCCAGGCTTGAGTCTGTGATTGGTTTGCAGAGGCTGAGGTTGAGGATCCGCAAGGAAGGGATGTCCTGAACAAAAGCATGTCCGAGGCCATTGTCCGTGAGGTTAAAACAGCCACATAGGTTAAGGCTTTCAATGTTTGGCATCCCCTGGATCACGTAGCTCAGGCTGCGCCGCAGGCTGAGGATCTGGACCTTCTTGATGCCCCGGGTATGGAGGCTGGGGAACAGGGACGGATTGGCCCTCCGCAGATGAAGCTTCGCTTCCACCCCCCTCCACACAGACTTGTGGTACGAAGCGTCCCTCCAGGCCGCACACACTTGGGCCACCCTACCTTTGTCCCTTACGTCCAAGTAACTGAAAATCATAGCTAAAATTTCCGGGAAAAGGCCAGATATGTGTGTCTCCATTTCAAACATGTTTGGAAGGGGAGAGGTTAGCCAAAACTAACCAGGTATCCTATTATTCGAgtaggctagctaacgttaaccgtTCGCGAAGTTAGCTAATGTAACTCAGAAAAAGAACATGTTCAAAGTCCAGGAATCCCAAGCCAGCTTTACATAATACATATCTGAAAATCCAACGCGAAGTTcaggttgtgttatattattCCAAATCAACTGAGATAGTTAGCTAACTGCTTCCCATGAAAACGTAGATAACTAGCTGACGTTAGCTTGCCTGGCTAGTAGCCTAGGCTAGCTAGCGAACCATAAGGCGGAAAACAGAGACGGTCAGGCGACTCTACCCGTGTTCAAGTCAGATGACGGTTGTCGTTCTTCAAGT
This window of the Oncorhynchus clarkii lewisi isolate Uvic-CL-2024 chromosome 1, UVic_Ocla_1.0, whole genome shotgun sequence genome carries:
- the LOC139406518 gene encoding F-box/LRR-repeat protein 14-like, with the protein product MFEMETHISGLFPEILAMIFSYLDVRDKGRVAQVCAAWRDASYHKSVWRGVEAKLHLRRANPSLFPSLHTRGIKKVQILSLRRSLSYVIQGMPNIESLNLCGCFNLTDNGLGHAFVQDIPSLRILNLSLCKPITDSSLGRIAQYLKNLEVLELGGLSNITNTGLLLIAWGLHKLKSLNLRSCRHVSDVGIGHLAGMTRSAAEGCLSLEQLTLQDCQKLTDLSLKHVSKGLANLKVLNLSFCGGISDAGMIHLSNMTHLWSLNLRSCDNISDTGIMHLAMGSLQLSGLDVSFCDKIGDQSLAYIAQGLYQLKSLSLCSCHISDDGINRMVRQMHELKTLNIGQCVRITDKGLELIADHLTQLTGIDLYGCTKITKRGLERITQLPCLKVLNLGLWQMTESEKVR